The Streptomyces venezuelae genomic interval GTACGGCGAGGTGGCGGTGTGACCGACCCCCGACCCGTACTGGTGCTGAACGGCCCGAACCTCGGGCGGCTCGGTTCCCGCGAGCCCGACATCTACGGCGCCACCTCATACAAGGGGCTCGTGGAGTCCTGCCGGGCCCTCGGCGCGGAGCTCGGCTTCGACGTCGAGGTCCGGGAGACCAACGACGAGGGCGAGATGATCCGCTGGCTCCACGAGGCGGCGGACGGTTCGGTCCCGGTCGTGCTCAATCCGGGGGCGTTCACCCACTACTCGTACGGGATGCGGGACGCGGCCGCGCAGCGGACGGCCCCGCTGATCGAGGTGCACATCTCGAACCCGTACACCCGTGAGGAGTTCCGGCACACCTCGGTCGTCGCCGCGGTGGCGACCGGGACGGTGGCCGGCTTCGGGATCGGCTCCTACCGGCTGGCGCTGCGGGCGCTCGCCGAGGAACTGACCGACAGCTGACCTGGTGGCGAGCGGGCGGGGGCGGGCCGGGCACTACGGGCCCGCCCCCGCCGTTCCCCCTGTGGGGGGATGGGGCGGTAACGTTCCGGCGTCCCTGATTCATCAGTCAGTCGTACGAGACGGAGTGGCACCGGATGCAGCATGCAGTGGGGGGCCCGCTGCCACCGCCCGAGCAGTCGCCGGGCCAGGCGCCCGGCACCGGACCCGTGGCAGGCGCCGCGCCGGGGTCCGTCGCGGGGCCGGCCTCCGGACAGGCCCCCGGAGCTCCCATGACTCCCGGACAGGCGCCCGCAGCCCCCGGAGCTCCCATGGCTCCCGGTCAGGCCCCGGGCCCCGTCCCCGGACCGCCGGTGGGCGGTGGTCCGCAGGGCGGGCACCCGCCCCTCCCGTCCGCGCCCCCGCCGAGCGGCCCGTACCCCGCGCCGAACGCCGGGTCCCGGCTCGGCGTGCACCCCGCCCTCCAGGCGGGCGCTCCCCGGCCGCAGCACCCCACGCCGCCCCCGCACGCCGCTCCGCCCGCCCAGGGCCCCGGCGGACCGGGCTGGGGCACCCCCGGAGCCGTACCGCAGCATCCGGCCGCCCCGCAGCACCCGACGGTCCCGAACCACTCGGCCCGGGCGCCGCTCCGCGCCGACCTCACCGGCCACGTCCCGCTGCCGCCCGTGGGCGCGCCCGTCGCGCCGCCCGTGGAGCACGGCGGAGGGACGGGCGCGGCGACCCTCGCCGTGCTGCTCATCGGCCCCGCGGGTGCCGGCAAGACGACCGTCGCCCGCCACTGGGCCCAGCGCCGCCGCGTGCCCACCGCGCACATCAGCCTCGACGACGTACGCGAGTGGGTCTGCTCCGGCTTCGCCGACCCGCAGTCCGGCTGGAACGAGCACTCCGAGGCGCAGTACCGGCTCGCCCGCCGCACCTGCGGCTTCGCCGCCCGCAACTTCCTCGCCAACGGCATCTCCTGCATCGTCGACGACGCGGTCTTCCCCGACCGGCCGGTCGTCGGACTCGGCGGCTGGAAGCGGCACGTCGGACCCGGCCTGCTGCCCGTCGTGCTCCTGCCGGGCCTGGAGATCGTCCTGGAGCGCAATGCCGAGCGCAGCGGCAACCGGCGCCTCTCGGACGAGGAGGTCGCCGCCATCCACGGCCGGATGGCCGGCTGGTACGGCTCCGGCCTGCCGATCATCGACAACTCCACGTACGACGTCGAGACCACCGCGCGCGTCCTCGACGACGTCCTCGCCCGCGCGATAGCGAGCCCACCGGCCTGGTGACCGGGCCGGGGGCCCGCCTGCCCGGCACCGACCCGGCGCGGAACCGGCCGCGCCGGGCGCCCCGCACGGTCGGCCGCTCAGAACAGGCCACCTCGCCGAGCTCCTCGTAGGCTCGGAGCATGTCAGAGGTGTATGCGGACCGCCGTGTACGGCTGCGCGATCGGTGCGCGGCCGCGGGCAGCCCGGCGGCCCTGGTCTCCCGCCCCGCCAACGTCCGCTATCTCGCGGGCGGTTCGCCCGCGGGAGCGGTCCTGCTCATCGGCCCCGAGCCGGACGCGGACGTCCTGCTCTGCACTGTCGCGCCCGGCGGGGAGCCGGCCGACGGACGGCTCGACGAACTGCTCCGGCAGCAGGTCCTGCCCGCCGGCGGGGGAGATCCGGCGGTCGCGGCCGTCGACCTCGCGCGCCGGGCGGGCGCCGACGCGCTCGCCGTCGAGGAGCACGACCTGACCGTGGCCCGGCACCGAGCCATGGGCTCCGTCGCGCCCGGCCTCCACCTCGCGGACCTCGCCTGCGCCGTGGAACAGCTCAGGATCGTCAAGGACGAGGACGAGATCGCCTGCCTGCGGATCGCCGCCGAGATCGCCGACCAGGCCCTCGGTGAGCTGCTGGAGTCGATCCTGGTGGGGCGGACCGAGCGCCACCTCGCGCTGGAGCTGGAGCGGCGGCTCGTCGACCACGGTGCCGACGGGGCCGCCTTCCCGACCTCCGTGGCGACCGGCCCGCACTCCGGGCGCCGCAGGCACCGGCCCACCGACCGCCGCGTCGAGGAGGGTGATTTCCTCTCCGTCTGCCTCGGCGCCGACTATCGCGGCTACCGGTGCGAGATCGGTCGCACCTTCGTCATCGGCACGGCGCCCGCCGACTGGCAGATCGAGCTGTACGAGCTCGTCTTCGCCGCTCAGCGGGCAGGACGCGAGTCCCTCGCACCGGGCGCCGAGTACCGCGACGTGGACCGGGCGGCCCGCCAGATCCTGGACTCCGGGGGCCACGCGGAGGCCGCCGTGCCGCTCACCGGGCACGGGGTGGGGCTCGAAATCGACGAGGACCCGCAGCTCTCACCCTCGGCCATGGGTAAACTGGACGCTTGTGTGCCGGTCACCGTCGAACCGGGGGTTCACCTCCCGGGACGGGGCGGGGTCCGGATCGATGACACGCTCGTCGTGCGCCAGGAGGCGGACGGCGGACCCGAGCTACTCACCATCACGACCAAGGAGCTGCTCGCGCTGTAGAGCGCGTACGTCTCCGCGGTCCCACGTCAGTCCAGGAGATTCCGCAACCGTGGCTTCCACGAACGACCTCAAGAACGGCATGGTGCTCAAGCTCGACGGGGGCCAGCTCTGGTCCGTCGTCGAGTTCCAGCACGTCAAGCCCGGCAAGGGCCCGGCCTTCGTGCGCACCAAGCTCAAGAACGTGCTGTCCGGCAAGGTCGTCGACAAGACGTTCAACGCCGGCGTCAAGGTCGAGACGGCCACCATCGACCGCCGCGACATGCAGTTCTCCTACATGGACGGCGACTACTTCGTCTTCATGGACGAGCAGACCTACGACCAGCTGATGGTCGACCGCAAGTCCGTCGGCGACGCCGCCAACTTCCTCATCGAGGGCTTCACCGCCTCCGTCGCCCAGCACGAGGGCGAGGTGCTCTACGTCGAGCTCCCGGCCGCCGTCGAGCTGACGATCAAGCACACCGACCCGGGCGTCCAGGGCGACCGCTCCACCGGCGGCACCAAGCCGGCCACGCTGGAGACCGGTCACGAGATCCAGGTCCCGCTCTTCATCACCACCGGTGAGAAGATCAAGGTCGACACCCGCACCAGCGACTACCTCGGCCGGGTGAACAAGTAACCGTGGCCGCTCGGAGCAAGGCCCGCAAGCGCGCCTTCCAGATCCTCTTCGAGGCGGACCAGCGTGGTGCCTCCGTCCAGGAGGTTCTCGCGGACCAGGTCCGGCACGCGCGGTCGGACGACCGCCAGCCGCCGGTGAACGACTTCACCATGCAGCTGGTCGAGGGCTACGCGTCCCACGTGGCTCGGATCGACGAGCTCATCGCGACCTACGCGGTGGACTGGGACCTCGACCGGATGCCGGTCGCCGACCGGAACATCGTGCGCCTCGGGGCGTACGAGCTGATCTGGGAGGACGGCACGCCGGACGCGGTCGCGATCGACGAGGCGGTGCAGCTCGCCAAGGAGTTCTCGACCGACGAGTCCCCGAACTTCGTCAACGGCCTGCTGGCGCGCTTCAAGGACCTGAAGCCGCGGCTGCGCCGGGACGCGGACGTCTGAGTCCCCAGGACATCGGACAGTCCGGGCGTCAGGACGTCACCCGTCGCCGAAGGGGCCCGCAGCTCACGCTGCGGGCCCCTTCGGCGTGTCCGGGCCCCTCGGGGCACCGGCGGGCCCGGAGGGCCTGAGCGGCCCGTACAGGGCGGGGAAAAGCCAACGGGCCCGTGGACGTCGGATGACGTCCACGGGCCCGGCGGTACGTTTCTGCTGTTGCCTCGGAAGGACAGCGGGTCAGTTCTCCTCGTGGGCGACCGCGCGGCGCGCGTCCGCGTCGAGGACGCCCCAGCTGATCAGCTGCTCGGTGAGGACCGAGGGGGACTGGTCATAGATGACGGCGAGCGTGCGCAGGTCGTCCTGGCGGATCGACAGCACCTTGCCGTTGTAGTCGCCGCGCTGCGACTGGATCGTCGCCGCGTAGCGCTGGAGGGGGCCGGCCTTCTCCTGGGGGACGTGCGCGAGCCGCTCCAGGTCGAGGACCAGCTTCGGCGGCGGCTCGGCGGCCCCGCCCGGGGTCGTGCCCGGCAGGAGCTCCTGCACCGGCACCCCGTAGAAGTCGGCCAGCTCGGCGAGACGCTGCACGGTCACCGCGCGGTCACCACGCTCGTACGAGCCGACGACCACGGCCTTCCAGCGGCCCTGGGACTTCTCCTCCACCCCGTGGAGGGAAAGACCCTGCTGGGTGCGGATGGCACGGAGTTTGGCCCCGAGCTGCTTTGCGTATTCGCTGGACATAACGCTCCCGGACGCTGTGACGACATGCGGCTGCGCCGCGCGGCTGGTAACTCACTGTGAGGTTACGCAGCGTTACTCTTTCCCGTCAAGCCGAAAGGTCCGTACCGCCCCCTCCCGGGGGACGTCGCCCGGAGTGGCGGTGGGGGCGTCGGAAGCGGGACGACATGCCCCTGGTAGTGTTGACCGCGCAAATCCGACGTCCTTTAAGAGCCGTCCCGTGAGGCGGAGAAGGAGGTCCGTTTCCCATGGACGCTCAGCAGTACAGCGATGACGCCCGGCCCGTTCTCGAGGCCCCGGACATCGCGCGGGTCCTGACCCGTATCGCCCACGAGATCGTCGAACGCGCCAAGGGCGCCGACGACGTGGTCCTCCTCGGCATCCCCACCCGCGGTGTCTACCTCGCCCGCCGGCTCGCCGAGAAGCTCGAATCGATCACCGGCGCCAAGATCCCGGTCGGTTCCCTCGACATCACCATGTACCGGGACGACCTGCGCCTGAAGCCGGCCCGCGCCATCGGCCGCACCGAGATCCCCGGTGACGGCATCGACGGCCGCCTCGTCGTCCTCGTCGACGACGTGCTCTTCTCCGGCCGCACCATCCGCGCCGCCCTCGACGCCCTCGGCGACATCGGCCGTCCGCGCGCCGTCCAGCTCGCCGTCCTCGTCGACCGCGGCCACCGCGAACTCCCGATCCGCGCCGACTACGTCGGCAAGAACCTCCCCACGTCGCTGCGGGAGACGGTCAAGGTCCAGCTCGCCGAGGAAGACGGTCGCGACACCGTCCTGCTCGGCACCCGGACCGCCTCCTAGCCGGACCGGCTCCCCCGCGGGGCAGGGGTACACCCCTGCGCCCCCGCATGCCCGCATGCCTCCCCACCACGGAGAGAAACCCCGATGATGCGTCACCTCATCTCGGCCGCCGACCTCACCCGCGACGACGCCGTCCTGATCCTCGACACCGCCGAGGAGATGGCCCGGGTGGCCGACAGGCCCATCAAGAAGCTGCCGACCCTGCGCGGCCGGACCATCTGCAACCTGTTCTTCGAGGACTCCACCCGGACCCGGATCTCCTTCGAGGCCGCCGAGAAGCGCCTCTCCGCCGATGTCATCAACTTCGCGGCCAAGGGCTCCAGCGTCTCCAAGGGCGAGTCCCTCAAGGACACCGCGCAGACCCTGGAGGCCATGGGCGTCGACGCGGTCGTCATCCGGCACGGCGCCTCCGGGGCCCCCTACCGGCTCGCCACCTCCGGCTGGATCGACGCCCCCGTCGTCAACGCCGGCGACGGCACCCACCAGCACCCCACCCAGGCCCTCCTGGACGCCTTCACCATGCGCCGCCGGCTGGTCGGCCGTGACGAGGGCCTCGGCAAGGACCTGAACGGCCGGCGCATCACGCTCGTCGGCGACGTCCTGCACAGCCGGGTCGCCCGCTCCAACGTCGACCTGCTGCACACCCTCGGCGCCGAGGTCACCCTGGTGGCCCCGCCGACCCTGGTCCCCGTCGGCGTCGAGACCTGGCCCTGCGAGATCTCGTACGACCTCGACAGCGTGCTGCCGAAGTCCGACGCGGTGATGATGCTGCGTGTGCAGCGAGAGCGGATGAACGCCGCCTTCTTCCCCACCGAGCGTGAGTACTCCCGCCGGTACGGGCTCGACGGCGACCGGATGGCGAAGATGCCCGAGCACGCCATCGTCATGCACCCCGGCCCCATGGTCCGCGGCATGGAGATCACCGCCGAGGTCGCCGACTCCGACCGCTGCACGGTCATCGAGCAGGTCGCCAACGGCGTCTCGATCCGGATGGCCGTCCTCTACCTGCTGCTCGGCGGCAACGACTCCGCCGCCACCGCCCCCAGCACCACCCGCACCGAGGAGAGCAAGTAATCATGAGCAAGATCCTTATCCGTGGTGCGCAGGTGCTCGGTGGCGAGGCCCAGGACGTCCTGATCGACGGCGAGACCATCGTCGCCACCGCCCGGCAGGGCGAAATCGATGGGAGTGGTACCGGCCTGTCCGCCGAAGGCGCGACGGTGATCGAGGCCGAGGGCCAGATCCTGCTGCCCGGCCTGGTCGACCTCCACACCCACCTGCGCGAGCCCGGCCGCGAGGACTCCGAGACCGTCCTCACCGGCACCCGCGCCGCCGCCTCCGGCGGCTACACCGCCGTCTTCGCCATGGCCAACACCCACCCGGTCGCCGACACCGCCGGCGTCGTCGAGCAGGTCTGGCGCCTCGGCAAGGAGTCCGGCTACTGCGACGTCCAGCCCATCGGCGCCGTCACCGTCGGCCTGGAGGGCAAGAAGCTCGCCGAGCTCGGCGCCATGAACGACTCCGCCGCCGGCGTCACCGTCTTCTCCGACGACGGCAAGTGCGTCGACGACGCCGTGATCATGCGCCGCGCCCTGGAGTACGTGAAGGCCTTCGGCGGCGTCGTCGCCCAGCACGCCCAGGAGCCCCGCCTCACCGAGGGCGCCCAGATGAACGAGGGCATCGTCTCCGCCGAGCTGGGCCTCGGCGGCTGGCCGGCCGTGGCCGAGGAGTCGATCATCGCCCGCGACGTCCTCCTCGCCGAGCACGTCGGCTCCCGCGTCCACATCTGCCACCTCTCCACCGCCGGCTCCGTCGAGATCGTCCGCTGGGCCA includes:
- a CDS encoding AAA family ATPase; this encodes MAPGQAPGPVPGPPVGGGPQGGHPPLPSAPPPSGPYPAPNAGSRLGVHPALQAGAPRPQHPTPPPHAAPPAQGPGGPGWGTPGAVPQHPAAPQHPTVPNHSARAPLRADLTGHVPLPPVGAPVAPPVEHGGGTGAATLAVLLIGPAGAGKTTVARHWAQRRRVPTAHISLDDVREWVCSGFADPQSGWNEHSEAQYRLARRTCGFAARNFLANGISCIVDDAVFPDRPVVGLGGWKRHVGPGLLPVVLLPGLEIVLERNAERSGNRRLSDEEVAAIHGRMAGWYGSGLPIIDNSTYDVETTARVLDDVLARAIASPPAW
- the pyrR gene encoding bifunctional pyr operon transcriptional regulator/uracil phosphoribosyltransferase PyrR, with protein sequence MDAQQYSDDARPVLEAPDIARVLTRIAHEIVERAKGADDVVLLGIPTRGVYLARRLAEKLESITGAKIPVGSLDITMYRDDLRLKPARAIGRTEIPGDGIDGRLVVLVDDVLFSGRTIRAALDALGDIGRPRAVQLAVLVDRGHRELPIRADYVGKNLPTSLRETVKVQLAEEDGRDTVLLGTRTAS
- a CDS encoding dihydroorotase, which encodes MSKILIRGAQVLGGEAQDVLIDGETIVATARQGEIDGSGTGLSAEGATVIEAEGQILLPGLVDLHTHLREPGREDSETVLTGTRAAASGGYTAVFAMANTHPVADTAGVVEQVWRLGKESGYCDVQPIGAVTVGLEGKKLAELGAMNDSAAGVTVFSDDGKCVDDAVIMRRALEYVKAFGGVVAQHAQEPRLTEGAQMNEGIVSAELGLGGWPAVAEESIIARDVLLAEHVGSRVHICHLSTAGSVEIVRWAKSRGIDVTAEVTPHHLLLTDELVRSYNPVYKVNPPLRTEKDVLALREALADGTIDIVATDHAPHPHEDKDCEWAAAAMGMVGLETALSVVQQTMVETGLLDWAGVADRMSFAPARIGRATGHGRPVSAGEPANLTLVDPAYRGVVDPAGFASRSRNTPYEGRELPGRVTHTILRGRATVVDGKLA
- the aroQ gene encoding type II 3-dehydroquinate dehydratase is translated as MTDPRPVLVLNGPNLGRLGSREPDIYGATSYKGLVESCRALGAELGFDVEVRETNDEGEMIRWLHEAADGSVPVVLNPGAFTHYSYGMRDAAAQRTAPLIEVHISNPYTREEFRHTSVVAAVATGTVAGFGIGSYRLALRALAEELTDS
- the efp gene encoding elongation factor P, which codes for MASTNDLKNGMVLKLDGGQLWSVVEFQHVKPGKGPAFVRTKLKNVLSGKVVDKTFNAGVKVETATIDRRDMQFSYMDGDYFVFMDEQTYDQLMVDRKSVGDAANFLIEGFTASVAQHEGEVLYVELPAAVELTIKHTDPGVQGDRSTGGTKPATLETGHEIQVPLFITTGEKIKVDTRTSDYLGRVNK
- the nusB gene encoding transcription antitermination factor NusB — encoded protein: MAARSKARKRAFQILFEADQRGASVQEVLADQVRHARSDDRQPPVNDFTMQLVEGYASHVARIDELIATYAVDWDLDRMPVADRNIVRLGAYELIWEDGTPDAVAIDEAVQLAKEFSTDESPNFVNGLLARFKDLKPRLRRDADV
- a CDS encoding aspartate carbamoyltransferase catalytic subunit, whose translation is MMRHLISAADLTRDDAVLILDTAEEMARVADRPIKKLPTLRGRTICNLFFEDSTRTRISFEAAEKRLSADVINFAAKGSSVSKGESLKDTAQTLEAMGVDAVVIRHGASGAPYRLATSGWIDAPVVNAGDGTHQHPTQALLDAFTMRRRLVGRDEGLGKDLNGRRITLVGDVLHSRVARSNVDLLHTLGAEVTLVAPPTLVPVGVETWPCEISYDLDSVLPKSDAVMMLRVQRERMNAAFFPTEREYSRRYGLDGDRMAKMPEHAIVMHPGPMVRGMEITAEVADSDRCTVIEQVANGVSIRMAVLYLLLGGNDSAATAPSTTRTEESK
- the bldD gene encoding transcriptional regulator BldD, whose protein sequence is MSSEYAKQLGAKLRAIRTQQGLSLHGVEEKSQGRWKAVVVGSYERGDRAVTVQRLAELADFYGVPVQELLPGTTPGGAAEPPPKLVLDLERLAHVPQEKAGPLQRYAATIQSQRGDYNGKVLSIRQDDLRTLAVIYDQSPSVLTEQLISWGVLDADARRAVAHEEN
- a CDS encoding aminopeptidase P family protein gives rise to the protein MSEVYADRRVRLRDRCAAAGSPAALVSRPANVRYLAGGSPAGAVLLIGPEPDADVLLCTVAPGGEPADGRLDELLRQQVLPAGGGDPAVAAVDLARRAGADALAVEEHDLTVARHRAMGSVAPGLHLADLACAVEQLRIVKDEDEIACLRIAAEIADQALGELLESILVGRTERHLALELERRLVDHGADGAAFPTSVATGPHSGRRRHRPTDRRVEEGDFLSVCLGADYRGYRCEIGRTFVIGTAPADWQIELYELVFAAQRAGRESLAPGAEYRDVDRAARQILDSGGHAEAAVPLTGHGVGLEIDEDPQLSPSAMGKLDACVPVTVEPGVHLPGRGGVRIDDTLVVRQEADGGPELLTITTKELLAL